A window of Actinobacillus suis ATCC 33415 contains these coding sequences:
- a CDS encoding ShlB/FhaC/HecB family hemolysin secretion/activation protein — translation MEENILVEDKSLTEERREQHRLQEQQIRSQLEKANHFLNSEDEPQKVSTDILAPATGPAFLIKQVDIDFAGKPNDLNFEPILTKYQNQELTSGHIFDLIRELTGELYQKGYVTSAISIKDPDISQGKLSLLINWGFGNRFLVNGEEPTYWKDKAMLLTLPSIKDKRINIHHIDQMVEVLNQNNKHAKISILADEQDGYSNLNVLLARTALPSFSLGFNNSGAENNANGRNQISSSLTYSDLLGLNETWSFSGSYRLYKDRKHNSLKNYSLSYSQPLGFYTLELKSSASDYDKRIQGIFNSYDSDGQTYTHGIKLSRLFSRSKEYIFTGYSQYEYKQRKSSLIGRRIGDHRYSTLTFGLSYTTNLFGGKLYSDLNYLQGIGWFRGEKNAYSKNNEEKFVKVFSSSITWNRYFSLGNQQFNYTAKTALQYGPRRSDSLNHFTIGDEYTVRGFKGGVSSGENGGYFSQTLNIPFYINKLYVKSITPYVGFDIGRTYSKLGDKKEVISGATLGLKAQIGNASLNTAYSKPLNRLDINNKNRKGVLYFNMNVNF, via the coding sequence ATGGAAGAAAATATTCTTGTAGAAGATAAATCACTTACAGAAGAAAGAAGAGAACAGCATAGACTTCAGGAACAACAAATTCGTTCTCAACTTGAGAAAGCTAATCATTTTCTTAATTCGGAAGACGAACCGCAGAAAGTATCAACTGATATATTAGCTCCAGCAACTGGGCCGGCTTTTCTTATTAAACAGGTTGACATTGATTTTGCCGGTAAACCTAATGATTTGAATTTTGAGCCGATTCTTACAAAATATCAAAATCAGGAACTTACAAGCGGTCATATTTTTGACCTTATTCGCGAATTAACCGGTGAGCTTTACCAAAAAGGATATGTGACAAGTGCTATTAGTATTAAAGATCCTGATATTAGCCAAGGCAAACTTTCATTACTGATTAACTGGGGCTTTGGGAATAGGTTTCTAGTTAATGGGGAAGAACCGACTTACTGGAAAGATAAGGCGATGTTACTGACTTTGCCAAGTATCAAAGATAAACGCATTAATATCCATCATATCGATCAAATGGTCGAAGTCCTTAATCAAAATAATAAACACGCCAAAATAAGTATTTTAGCCGATGAACAGGACGGTTATTCAAATCTAAATGTTTTACTTGCCCGAACAGCATTGCCGAGTTTCTCACTGGGATTTAATAATTCAGGTGCAGAAAATAATGCAAATGGACGCAATCAAATCTCATCATCGCTTACATATAGCGATTTACTTGGACTAAACGAAACATGGAGCTTCTCCGGTTCTTATCGTTTATACAAGGATAGAAAACATAATTCATTAAAGAATTATTCTTTAAGTTACAGCCAACCATTAGGTTTCTATACGTTAGAACTTAAAAGCTCAGCTTCTGATTATGATAAACGTATTCAAGGTATTTTTAACAGCTACGATTCGGATGGGCAAACCTATACTCACGGTATCAAATTATCTCGCTTATTTTCTCGTTCTAAAGAATATATTTTTACGGGATATAGCCAGTATGAATACAAGCAACGTAAAAGCAGTTTAATTGGACGTAGAATCGGTGACCATCGATATTCAACACTTACATTTGGACTTTCCTATACCACGAATTTATTTGGAGGAAAACTTTATTCGGATCTGAATTATCTACAAGGTATTGGTTGGTTTAGAGGCGAGAAGAATGCGTATAGTAAAAACAATGAAGAGAAATTCGTTAAAGTTTTTTCTTCTAGTATTACGTGGAATAGATATTTTTCACTAGGTAATCAACAGTTTAACTATACAGCTAAAACTGCATTGCAATATGGCCCACGAAGAAGTGATTCTCTGAATCATTTTACTATTGGAGATGAATATACCGTAAGAGGTTTTAAAGGTGGAGTCAGCTCTGGAGAAAATGGAGGCTATTTTTCACAGACTTTAAATATACCTTTCTATATTAACAAGTTATATGTGAAGTCAATTACTCCTTATGTTGGATTTGATATCGGCCGAACTTATTCAAAATTAGGAGATAAAAAAGAAGTAATTTCTGGTGCTACATTGGGTTTAAAAGCCCAAATCGGAAATGCTTCACTGAATACTGCGTATTCAAAACCGTTAAATCGTTTAGATATTAACAATAAAAATCGTAAGGGAGTTCTCTATTTCAATATGAATGTGAACTTTTAA
- a CDS encoding autotransporter outer membrane beta-barrel domain-containing protein, with product MKRLKLSAVYSALFAGGLFVYTDSAMAMECKTELDSITGQSNAVLNQCKMDLSGYTPIVTNSTLTISDSTLGRSVSPASEFDSPTFSTILYTDNSTVNVNNSTLSVTASNDYGQHVIQARNKSVINISNSDLLTQAEVGGTVSLDSSSGSITNSNLTTLGGDSAVLVEKSSLTIEGSKLTAGSEADAISFSGTNNTVTVNNSTMSSGTMLGSWWNGRAGTEYGSLKLTLNNTTVTSDVLAWGADSEDDFGLTAIENIDLQATDSTLGGAMVIPNNNTTYNVTLANSNWDVPVVAIDGTTYESSVSNLSLTNSTINLGKAEGFQTFTIGNLSGTGSFTLNSDLANQQADKIVVTGDDSGEFGLNVKDSGNEPKSANGKVTLVETQTGKAKFALLGRDYVDAGAYRYRLVKDGNHWLLSNNAAERTTASNSTPPAVNNSTNSTASPTVPVSPVVVPALNPTTANHEVMLSEYSNALVSLRQAQLLLVENSLEGLHKRLGELKQGEKGNVWVRNANSRNELDAMQVAENAHSSGFKQDIHTLQIGTDAAVTDNIRVGGFVGNSRSDLEFGGEYGSAKVKAQAVGAYATYLANNGFYWDNVAKYERITAKSNQTGKRHYNAHTLSSEIGRIHTLGRWTITPQLQAAWTKLSSKADEDGISALTARAGVRVTNHLDFAGWKLEPYAELNGITTRTNQNAVRVNQYSFDVAETKGRIESTIGANAVVGNHRIGLEASLANGKYLDQPYKVQLAYRYHW from the coding sequence ATGAAAAGATTAAAATTATCAGCTGTGTATTCAGCATTATTTGCAGGTGGGCTATTCGTTTATACAGACAGTGCGATGGCGATGGAATGTAAGACGGAACTAGATTCTATTACAGGTCAATCTAATGCGGTTTTAAATCAATGTAAGATGGATTTAAGCGGCTATACACCCATTGTGACAAACTCTACATTAACCATTAGCGATAGTACGCTCGGTCGCTCAGTATCACCTGCTTCCGAATTCGATTCTCCTACTTTTTCAACCATTCTCTATACAGACAATTCAACCGTTAACGTTAATAACAGTACTTTATCGGTCACGGCATCGAATGATTATGGACAGCATGTTATTCAAGCTAGAAACAAATCTGTAATAAATATTTCCAATAGTGATTTATTAACTCAAGCTGAGGTAGGGGGAACGGTTAGTCTTGATAGTTCTAGCGGTTCAATAACGAACAGTAATCTCACCACACTAGGTGGGGATTCAGCGGTTCTTGTTGAAAAGTCATCTCTCACAATTGAAGGCAGTAAGCTTACAGCAGGTTCAGAGGCTGATGCCATTTCATTTTCCGGTACGAATAACACGGTGACGGTCAATAATTCGACAATGAGCAGCGGAACTATGCTCGGTTCATGGTGGAATGGACGAGCAGGTACTGAGTACGGTAGTTTGAAGCTAACGTTAAATAATACGACCGTGACCTCAGATGTACTTGCTTGGGGGGCGGATAGTGAAGATGATTTTGGTTTAACAGCGATTGAGAATATTGATCTCCAAGCAACGGATTCAACTCTTGGTGGCGCAATGGTTATCCCAAATAACAACACAACTTACAACGTTACCCTGGCAAATTCTAACTGGGATGTTCCTGTTGTTGCTATAGATGGAACAACTTATGAAAGCTCAGTGAGTAATTTGAGTTTAACAAACAGTACGATAAACCTCGGTAAAGCAGAGGGCTTCCAAACATTTACGATTGGTAATTTGTCTGGTACAGGTAGCTTTACTCTCAATTCAGATTTAGCTAATCAACAAGCGGATAAAATTGTGGTAACCGGAGACGATAGCGGAGAATTTGGCTTAAATGTTAAAGACTCGGGTAATGAACCAAAATCGGCGAATGGTAAGGTAACATTAGTTGAAACCCAAACAGGTAAGGCGAAATTTGCTTTATTAGGGCGTGATTATGTTGATGCCGGCGCATATCGTTACCGCCTAGTAAAAGACGGTAATCATTGGCTTCTGTCAAATAATGCCGCAGAACGCACAACTGCAAGTAACAGTACACCGCCGGCTGTAAATAATTCGACAAATTCGACCGCTTCTCCAACCGTGCCGGTTTCTCCGGTTGTTGTGCCAGCGTTAAATCCGACAACAGCAAACCATGAAGTGATGCTAAGTGAATATTCGAATGCGTTAGTCTCATTACGTCAGGCTCAGCTTTTATTAGTGGAAAATAGCTTAGAAGGTTTACATAAGCGCTTAGGTGAATTAAAGCAAGGTGAAAAAGGCAATGTTTGGGTGCGTAATGCAAATAGTCGTAATGAATTAGATGCTATGCAGGTTGCGGAAAATGCGCATTCATCCGGCTTTAAACAAGATATTCATACGCTTCAAATTGGTACGGATGCTGCGGTAACAGATAATATTCGTGTCGGTGGTTTTGTCGGAAATTCACGTTCAGATCTAGAATTTGGTGGTGAATATGGCTCGGCGAAAGTGAAAGCACAAGCCGTGGGTGCATATGCGACCTATTTGGCGAATAATGGTTTCTATTGGGATAATGTCGCAAAATACGAGCGTATTACGGCAAAATCTAATCAGACTGGTAAACGCCATTACAATGCGCATACGCTTTCGAGCGAAATCGGACGTATTCATACATTAGGTCGTTGGACAATTACGCCACAGTTACAAGCCGCTTGGACGAAACTTTCAAGCAAAGCGGATGAAGACGGCATTTCCGCGTTAACTGCAAGAGCAGGCGTGCGAGTCACAAACCATCTTGATTTTGCCGGTTGGAAGCTTGAACCTTATGCAGAACTAAACGGCATTACCACTCGTACCAATCAGAATGCAGTGCGAGTAAATCAATATAGTTTTGATGTAGCGGAGACCAAAGGTCGAATTGAAAGCACTATCGGTGCGAATGCGGTGGTAGGCAATCATCGTATCGGTTTAGAGGCTTCCCTAGCCAATGGCAAATACTTAGATCAACCATATAAAGTACAACTTGCTTATCGTTATCACTGGTAA
- the ilvC gene encoding ketol-acid reductoisomerase, which yields MANYFNTLNLRQKLDQLGRCRFMDRSEFADGCNFLKGKKIVIVGCGAQGLNQGLNMRDSGLDISYALRAEAIAEKRASFTRATENGFKVGTYQELIPTADLVINLTPDKQHSKVVADVVPLMKQGSAFGYSHGFNIVEEGEQIRKDITVVMTAPKCPGTEVREEYKRGFGVPTLIAVHPENDPKGEGMAIAKAWASATGGDRAGVLESSFVAEVKSDLMGEQTILCGMLQAGSIVCYDKLVADGKDPAYASKLIQYGWETITEALKQGGITLMMDRLSNAAKIRAFELSEEIKVQLNDLYLKHMDDIISGEFSSTMMADWANGDANLFKWREETGKTAFENSPKADGIKISEQEYFDNGVVMVAMVKAGVEMAFDAMVASGIYEESAYYESLHELPLIANTIARKRLYEMNVVISDTAEYGNYLFSHVATPILAEKLIPMLQKGDLGEPTPAAEIDNVYLRDINDAIRNHPVELIGQELRGYMTDMKRISSQG from the coding sequence ATGGCTAACTATTTCAACACATTAAACTTACGTCAAAAATTAGACCAACTCGGTCGTTGCCGTTTTATGGATCGTAGCGAATTCGCAGACGGCTGCAATTTCTTAAAAGGCAAAAAAATCGTTATCGTAGGTTGTGGTGCGCAAGGTTTAAACCAAGGTTTAAATATGCGTGATTCTGGTTTAGACATTAGCTATGCGTTACGTGCAGAAGCGATTGCTGAAAAACGTGCGTCATTTACTCGTGCAACCGAAAACGGTTTCAAAGTCGGCACATACCAAGAATTAATTCCAACCGCTGACTTAGTGATCAACTTAACGCCGGATAAACAACACTCAAAAGTGGTTGCAGATGTTGTTCCGTTAATGAAACAAGGTTCTGCATTCGGTTACTCACACGGTTTCAACATTGTTGAAGAAGGTGAGCAAATTCGTAAAGACATTACGGTTGTAATGACAGCGCCAAAATGTCCGGGTACGGAAGTACGTGAAGAATATAAACGTGGTTTCGGTGTACCGACACTTATCGCAGTTCACCCTGAAAATGACCCGAAAGGCGAAGGTATGGCAATTGCGAAAGCGTGGGCATCAGCAACCGGTGGTGACCGTGCAGGCGTATTAGAATCTTCATTCGTAGCAGAAGTTAAATCTGACTTAATGGGCGAGCAAACAATCCTTTGCGGTATGTTACAAGCAGGTTCAATCGTATGTTACGACAAATTAGTGGCAGACGGTAAAGATCCGGCATACGCAAGCAAATTAATCCAATATGGTTGGGAAACGATTACCGAAGCGTTAAAACAAGGCGGTATCACCTTAATGATGGACCGTTTATCAAACGCTGCGAAGATCCGTGCTTTTGAATTAAGTGAAGAAATCAAAGTTCAATTAAATGACCTTTACTTAAAACATATGGATGACATCATCAGCGGTGAATTCTCATCAACCATGATGGCTGACTGGGCAAACGGTGACGCAAACTTATTCAAATGGCGTGAAGAAACCGGTAAAACCGCATTCGAAAATTCACCAAAAGCAGACGGCATCAAAATTTCTGAACAAGAATACTTTGATAACGGTGTTGTAATGGTTGCAATGGTGAAAGCGGGTGTAGAAATGGCATTCGATGCAATGGTTGCAAGTGGTATCTACGAAGAATCTGCATACTATGAGTCATTACACGAATTACCGTTAATCGCAAATACGATCGCTCGTAAACGTTTATACGAAATGAACGTGGTAATTTCGGATACGGCAGAATACGGTAACTACTTATTCTCTCATGTTGCAACGCCAATTCTTGCAGAGAAATTAATCCCGATGTTACAAAAAGGTGACTTAGGTGAACCGACACCGGCTGCTGAAATCGACAACGTTTACTTACGTGATATCAACGATGCAATCCGTAACCATCCGGTTGAATTAATCGGTCAAGAGTTACGTGGTTATATGACAGATATGAAACGTATTTCATCGCAAGGTTAA
- a CDS encoding paraquat-inducible protein A, translating to MKINKITLQQCPECETVVEVPQDLPFQISVCPNCHDVLRPANSWSLRRCSIIALAILILLPFALTFPLMSIDLLGVPIHATVWGGVWKMATEGYPYTAFMVLLCSVVFPISFAMLVLTIRLQKLLGHRPRYTLILLSRIQEWVMLDVYLVALAVAAFKIRDYADLSFSIHLSAFVIVTILTTLLFIKIDPKEAWAYFYPEYHLLPKGYPTHPSLCPTCEYTFDEKIVDLKGRQRCPRCESNLAIPDSIKLQRVWACLLAGVVMMIPANTLPISATGLAGSVSADTLFSGVLTFISMGSYSVAAIVFIASIAVPFSKVAIILYLLLAIHYKWKHPIHWQMKALHYVHFVGRWSMLDLFVLALMMSLLERGQILSFSVGDAAFFFGAAVFLTMIASSNLDARMLWRIHYSNEKKR from the coding sequence ATGAAAATAAATAAGATAACTTTACAGCAATGCCCGGAATGTGAAACGGTGGTAGAAGTGCCGCAAGATCTGCCGTTTCAAATATCCGTTTGTCCCAATTGCCACGACGTACTACGCCCGGCGAATAGTTGGAGCTTACGCCGTTGTTCAATTATCGCCTTAGCGATTTTAATTTTATTACCCTTTGCACTCACTTTTCCGTTAATGAGTATCGACTTACTCGGTGTGCCGATTCACGCAACCGTATGGGGCGGGGTTTGGAAAATGGCGACTGAAGGCTATCCTTACACTGCATTTATGGTCTTGCTCTGTTCTGTCGTGTTTCCGATTTCGTTTGCAATGTTAGTGCTGACAATCAGGCTCCAAAAATTACTGGGACATCGCCCTCGTTACACCTTGATTTTGCTATCTCGCATTCAAGAATGGGTAATGTTAGACGTTTATCTGGTCGCATTAGCCGTAGCGGCGTTTAAAATTCGTGATTATGCGGATCTCAGCTTTAGTATTCATCTTAGTGCTTTTGTGATCGTGACGATTTTAACCACCTTGCTGTTTATTAAAATCGATCCGAAAGAAGCTTGGGCATATTTCTATCCCGAATACCACCTGCTTCCGAAAGGCTATCCAACTCATCCTTCGTTATGCCCAACGTGCGAATATACGTTCGATGAAAAGATTGTCGATTTAAAAGGTCGCCAGCGTTGCCCTCGCTGCGAAAGCAACTTAGCCATTCCGGATAGCATAAAATTACAACGAGTGTGGGCGTGTTTATTAGCGGGTGTAGTGATGATGATTCCGGCAAATACGTTGCCAATTTCCGCAACCGGATTAGCCGGTTCGGTTTCTGCCGATACCTTATTTTCAGGGGTACTCACCTTTATCAGTATGGGCAGCTACAGTGTGGCGGCGATCGTATTTATTGCAAGTATTGCCGTGCCATTCAGTAAAGTGGCGATAATTTTATATCTGCTGTTAGCGATTCATTACAAATGGAAACACCCGATTCACTGGCAAATGAAAGCGCTACATTACGTGCATTTTGTCGGACGTTGGTCAATGCTGGATTTATTTGTATTGGCGTTAATGATGTCCCTCTTGGAACGAGGACAAATTCTCAGCTTTTCGGTCGGTGATGCGGCATTTTTCTTTGGGGCGGCAGTATTCCTCACTATGATTGCCTCAAGTAATCTGGACGCCAGAATGCTATGGCGAATCCACTATTCCAACGAGAAAAAACGCTAA
- a CDS encoding transglutaminase-like domain-containing protein, producing the protein MKKLLLATLLASSTAFADQVPSYNTTTHTYEFNQSYDLVVPQGSKGETNLWVPLPFSNDYQDVKSIEFEGNYNKAYITENNQYGAKTLFANWDEKAQKRLLKVKLVVQTKDREPMATGALNSYQPPEKIIYSVDVQEYLKPTTHIKTDGIVKQYADKIVGKETNPLKKAELIHKWIVENMERDNSVLGCGDGDVEKMLTTGVLKGKCTDINSVFVALARASDIPAREVFGIRLGSAPKMSKFSKTAFGSAKDGIANENSGQHCRAEFYLAGFGWVPVDSADVAKMRLTEKKAVNDADTQAVSKYLFGNWEANWMGFNHARDFDLYPQPELTPINNFGYPYAEVGGDPLNSFDAKEFGYELISKELK; encoded by the coding sequence ATGAAAAAACTGCTATTAGCCACCTTGCTGGCAAGTTCGACTGCATTCGCTGACCAAGTCCCAAGTTATAACACCACCACTCATACTTACGAATTTAATCAAAGTTACGATCTTGTTGTGCCGCAAGGTTCAAAAGGCGAAACTAATTTATGGGTGCCGTTACCGTTCAGTAATGATTACCAAGATGTCAAATCGATTGAATTTGAAGGCAACTACAATAAAGCCTATATCACGGAAAACAACCAATATGGTGCGAAAACACTATTCGCAAATTGGGATGAAAAAGCGCAAAAACGTTTGTTAAAAGTAAAACTTGTGGTGCAAACCAAAGATCGTGAACCAATGGCAACCGGTGCATTAAACAGTTATCAACCGCCGGAAAAAATCATTTATTCGGTGGATGTACAAGAGTATCTCAAACCGACTACGCATATCAAAACAGACGGAATTGTGAAGCAATATGCGGACAAAATTGTCGGCAAAGAAACCAACCCGCTGAAAAAAGCTGAGCTGATTCATAAATGGATTGTGGAAAATATGGAACGTGATAATTCCGTATTAGGCTGCGGTGACGGTGATGTGGAAAAAATGCTGACTACCGGTGTGTTAAAAGGCAAATGTACCGATATTAACTCGGTGTTCGTTGCTTTAGCACGAGCGTCTGATATTCCGGCACGTGAAGTATTCGGCATCCGTTTAGGCTCGGCACCGAAAATGTCGAAATTCTCTAAAACCGCCTTCGGTAGCGCAAAAGACGGTATCGCTAATGAAAATAGCGGACAACATTGCCGTGCCGAATTTTATTTAGCCGGTTTCGGTTGGGTGCCGGTTGATTCAGCGGACGTGGCGAAAATGCGTTTAACCGAGAAAAAAGCGGTCAATGATGCGGATACACAAGCCGTTTCGAAATACTTATTTGGTAACTGGGAAGCAAACTGGATGGGCTTTAACCACGCACGTGATTTCGACTTATACCCGCAACCGGAATTAACCCCGATTAACAATTTCGGTTATCCGTATGCTGAGGTTGGCGGCGATCCGCTTAATTCATTTGATGCAAAAGAGTTTGGTTATGAGCTTATCTCAAAAGAACTCAAATAA
- a CDS encoding mercuric transporter MerT family protein, with protein MSLSQKNSNKHFFASLTAALVAAVSSTVCCIAPLVYLVFGISSPWLVSLSEYEYLQLPLLFVSLGAFGYGFWLLMFSNKIICTKYCSHRTLIILYWIAFAIILFFLSYPFVLPWLLA; from the coding sequence ATGAGCTTATCTCAAAAGAACTCAAATAAGCACTTTTTTGCCTCACTTACCGCAGCTCTAGTGGCGGCGGTAAGCTCAACGGTATGCTGTATTGCACCTTTGGTTTATCTGGTGTTCGGTATTTCTTCACCGTGGCTGGTTAGTCTCAGCGAGTATGAATATTTACAACTACCGTTATTATTCGTTTCGCTTGGTGCATTCGGTTACGGCTTTTGGTTACTGATGTTTTCTAACAAAATTATTTGTACCAAATATTGTTCACACCGCACCTTGATAATTTTATATTGGATTGCTTTTGCGATTATTCTATTTTTCTTGAGCTATCCGTTTGTTTTACCTTGGTTATTAGCATGA
- a CDS encoding heavy-metal-associated domain-containing protein yields the protein MKKLLFILLFSVGVSPLVYANEAMPNGNVAAEQQAQKEVNFYIKEMNCQLCVYLVNKELRVINGVISTKANMKERKVKIIANENVSLEQMVKAIEKLGYTAEQI from the coding sequence ATGAAAAAATTACTGTTTATTTTGCTTTTTTCTGTCGGAGTTTCACCGCTTGTTTATGCCAATGAAGCTATGCCAAACGGCAATGTAGCAGCTGAACAACAAGCACAAAAAGAAGTGAATTTTTATATTAAAGAAATGAACTGCCAATTATGCGTCTATTTGGTTAATAAAGAATTGCGTGTGATTAATGGGGTGATTTCAACCAAAGCGAATATGAAAGAACGTAAAGTCAAAATTATCGCGAACGAAAATGTTTCGCTAGAACAGATGGTCAAGGCGATTGAAAAGCTCGGTTATACTGCCGAACAAATCTAA
- a CDS encoding aldehyde dehydrogenase family protein produces the protein MNQQQIANLVQAQRDFFNSNATKPLAFRKAQLQRLKAMLIENDQAILTALFNDLNKPESEARLTEIDMLVHEIDFMLENLDELAKPKSAGQSEITEMVMGAKVDAQIIYEPYGVFLNISPWNYPIQLSISPIIGAMAAGNTIILKPSEFTVHSSALLAKLVAEYFEPNYFTVVEGDVAVNQQLLTEKFDYIFFTGSVPVGKIVMAAAAKHLTPVTLELGGKSPCIVDETADLKLAAERILFGKVFNSGQTCIAPDYLLVQENVKDRLVEEIRQRINAIYQGKNPTEIADHVKVVTPRHYQRLKAFLNDGRVLVGGEYNDETSKLAFTLIDEVNWQSPVMQEEIFGSIFPMLTFKTMNEAIAQVKANAKPLALYLFTQDKATEEQVLNEVSFGGGCINDTFMHVTHAGLPFGGVGDSGMGGYHGAHSFYEMSHGKSVIKRI, from the coding sequence ATGAATCAACAACAAATTGCAAATCTCGTGCAAGCGCAACGAGATTTTTTTAATAGTAACGCAACCAAGCCGTTAGCGTTTCGCAAAGCGCAATTACAGCGCTTAAAAGCGATGTTAATTGAAAATGATCAGGCAATTTTAACGGCGCTTTTTAACGACCTAAATAAACCGGAATCGGAAGCCCGTTTAACCGAAATCGATATGCTCGTGCATGAGATCGATTTTATGTTAGAAAACTTGGATGAGTTGGCGAAACCAAAATCGGCAGGGCAGTCAGAAATTACTGAAATGGTGATGGGCGCAAAAGTGGACGCACAAATTATTTATGAGCCGTATGGTGTGTTTTTAAATATTTCACCGTGGAATTACCCAATACAGCTTTCGATTTCGCCGATTATCGGTGCGATGGCGGCAGGTAATACGATTATCCTAAAACCTTCGGAATTTACCGTACATTCTTCAGCACTTTTGGCTAAATTAGTTGCGGAATACTTCGAACCGAATTACTTCACCGTAGTGGAAGGCGATGTTGCGGTAAACCAACAGCTATTGACCGAGAAATTCGACTATATTTTCTTTACCGGTAGTGTGCCGGTTGGGAAAATCGTGATGGCGGCGGCGGCAAAACATTTAACGCCGGTAACGCTGGAATTAGGCGGGAAAAGCCCTTGTATCGTGGATGAAACAGCAGATCTGAAATTAGCAGCGGAACGTATTTTATTCGGCAAGGTGTTTAATAGCGGACAAACTTGTATTGCGCCGGACTATTTATTGGTGCAAGAGAACGTAAAAGATCGTTTAGTTGAGGAGATCAGACAGCGTATCAATGCGATCTATCAGGGTAAAAATCCGACCGAGATAGCGGATCATGTTAAAGTAGTTACCCCTCGTCATTATCAACGTTTAAAAGCGTTTTTAAATGACGGACGAGTGTTAGTCGGCGGAGAATATAACGATGAAACCAGCAAACTGGCGTTTACTTTGATCGATGAAGTGAATTGGCAAAGCCCGGTAATGCAAGAAGAAATCTTCGGTTCTATTTTCCCGATGTTGACTTTTAAAACGATGAATGAAGCGATTGCTCAAGTGAAAGCAAATGCTAAACCGTTGGCGCTGTATTTATTCACGCAAGACAAAGCAACGGAAGAGCAAGTATTAAATGAAGTGTCATTCGGTGGCGGCTGTATTAATGATACCTTTATGCATGTAACACACGCCGGCTTGCCTTTTGGCGGTGTGGGTGATAGCGGTATGGGGGGGTATCACGGCGCACACAGTTTCTATGAAATGAGTCATGGAAAAAGCGTGATTAAACGCATTTAA
- a CDS encoding AraC family transcriptional regulator, translated as MKLLEKVKPLIDPQKFHHTFETLLPDFHIFHTNKTGGDVIQIEKSGFSVVLQGSKEVQIGEYHYQYRAGDFACYAVDMPILAHYQATPEQPYIDLRFYLPPEQLQQLTEALLSQDYAFPSFSGKKPLSQLSPALEDALCRLIDLHNSPNDIPILYPLLQQEIIYRLLCSEQGGLLRKIATQGSNTQRVASAVEWLNQHYNQPFNVEELSTSIGMSSSGFYAHFRQLTGMSPLQYQKNLRLAQAHRLLKTGTKTISEIAYQVGYDSLPQFSREYKRAFGKTARESLKAG; from the coding sequence ATGAAATTACTCGAAAAAGTTAAACCATTAATTGACCCTCAAAAATTTCATCATACTTTTGAAACATTGCTGCCTGATTTTCATATTTTTCACACCAATAAAACCGGCGGAGATGTAATTCAAATTGAAAAATCCGGCTTCTCAGTCGTATTGCAAGGTTCAAAAGAAGTGCAAATCGGTGAATATCATTACCAATATCGGGCAGGTGATTTTGCTTGCTATGCGGTAGATATGCCTATTCTCGCGCATTATCAGGCAACACCAGAACAGCCTTATATTGATTTACGCTTTTACCTGCCGCCGGAGCAACTTCAGCAATTAACCGAAGCTTTACTTAGCCAAGATTATGCTTTTCCTTCTTTTTCGGGCAAAAAACCGCTCAGTCAGCTCTCTCCTGCTTTGGAAGACGCTTTATGCCGTTTAATTGATTTACACAATTCACCAAATGACATACCGATTCTCTATCCGTTATTACAACAAGAAATCATCTATCGTTTACTGTGTAGTGAACAGGGAGGATTATTACGAAAAATTGCGACCCAAGGCTCAAATACCCAGCGAGTAGCAAGTGCGGTTGAATGGCTGAATCAGCATTATAACCAGCCGTTTAATGTAGAAGAATTAAGTACGAGCATCGGTATGTCCAGTTCCGGTTTTTATGCACATTTTCGCCAGCTTACGGGTATGAGCCCGTTGCAATATCAAAAGAATCTGCGCTTAGCACAAGCACATCGCTTACTGAAAACCGGTACGAAGACCATTTCTGAAATTGCCTATCAGGTAGGTTATGACAGCCTACCGCAATTCAGCCGTGAATATAAACGAGCATTCGGCAAAACCGCGAGAGAAAGCCTTAAGGCAGGCTAA